From the genome of Papaver somniferum cultivar HN1 chromosome 2, ASM357369v1, whole genome shotgun sequence, one region includes:
- the LOC113347364 gene encoding cyanate hydratase-like has protein sequence MTVTWSCHNHWMYLVILTVEKDSLLFRDPRLQTPIYNTRPLSKHCVLYKTRTHLTYVNKVATRKQRIHFSIITIMEDTKGKVVSHLQAAKQKSGKSFTEIAQETGLTNVYVAQLFKRQAQLKPETASKLRAVLPELPDEVVEEMMKPPMRSYNPSLIQEPTIYRLNEAVMHFGESIKEIINEEFGDGIMSAIDFYCSVDKVKGADGKDRVVLTLDGKYLPYTEQKSENMASRS, from the exons ATGACTGTTACATGGAGTTGCCACAATCACTGGATGTATTTGGTAATCCTTACCGTAGAGAAAGATAGCCTGTTGTTTAGAGATCCACGTCTACAAACCCCTATTTACAATACTCGTCCCCTGTCCAAGCACTGTGTATTATATAAAACTCGCACTCACCTAACATATGTGAACAAAGTGGCAACAAGAAAACAGCGTATTCATTTCTCGATAATAACAATAATGGAAGATACCAAAGGAAAGGTTGTGAGTCATCTTCAAGCAGCGAAACAAAAATCCGGAAAATCATTCACCGAAATAGCACAAGAAACTGGTCTGACGAACGTCTATGTTGCTCAGCTCTTTAAAAGACAAGCCCAATTGAAGCCTGAAACTGCATCTAAACTGCGGGCAGTGCTGCCGGAGCTACCCGATGAAGTGGTCGAAGAGATGATGAAACCACCCATGAGAAGTTACAATCCTAGTCTCATACAAGAACCTACTATTTATAGGTTGAATGAAGCTGTGATGCATTTTGGGGAAAGTATTAAGGAAATTATAAATGAGGAATTTGGGGATGGGATTATGTCTGCTATAGATTTCTATTGTTCTGTTGACAAAGTTAAGGGTGCTGATGGAAAGGACCGTGTTGTTCTTACACTAGATGGGAAGTATTTGCCATACACTGAACAG AAATCTGAGAATATGGCCTCAAGGAGCTAA